One window of the Peptacetobacter hiranonis genome contains the following:
- the uvrA gene encoding excinuclease ABC subunit UvrA, translated as MQERNIVIRGARENNLKGVDLTLPRNKFIVFTGLSGSGKSSLAFDTIYAEGQRRYVESLSSYARQFLGQMEKPNVEYIEGLSPAISIDQKTTSKNPRSTVGTVTEIYDYLRLLFANAGEAHCAVCGKKISRMTVQEITDKILEFPERTKIQILSPIVRGKKGTHKKLIDNIRKEGFVRIRVDGENYDINDEIEIEKNKKHDIEVVVDRIIVKPGLESRLGDSLETALKLSDGLVIAQVIDGEEVMFSTKFACPDHGIGIEELSPRMFSFNAPFGACEVCKGLGESKEVDPDLVVPNKDLTIKQGAIAAWGAAATNDETYYSMMMKSLADKYGVDIDVPFKELPEDFVQELLYGNGVDSTIVEFEFDSKFSGRKKYRAHFEGVVTNISRRYQETKSEYMRDKLEEFMAESPCPVCKGRRLKNEVLSVLVGGKNIIEVTDLSINELIEFIDGLNDTFSEKQKMIATEIIKEIKARASFLRDVGLDYLNLSRKAGTLSGGEAQRIRLATQIGSALVGVLYVLDEPSIGLHQRDNDKLIGTLRNLTDLGNTLIVVEHDEDTMRAADYIVDIGPGAGIHGGEIVAEGTAEEIINNPNSITGKYLSGEKQIAIPETLREGNGNFIEIKKASENNLKNINVKFPLGKFICVTGVSGSGKSTLVNEILYKGVASKVNRARIRPGKHKEITGIENIDKIINIDQSPIGRTPRSNPATYTGVFDHIRDLFASTNEAKARGYQKGRFSFNVKGGRCEACKGDGIIKIEMHFLPDVYVPCEVCKGERYNRETLQVKYKDKTISDVLDMNVEEALEFFENIPNIRRKLETLMDVGLSYIKLGQPSTQLSGGEAQRIKLAAELSKRPTGKTLYILDEPTTGLHMADVDKLIDVLQRLADTGNTIVVIEHNLDVIKTCDHIIDLGPEGGDGGGTIVATGTPEEVSKVEESYTGQFLKRYFK; from the coding sequence ATGCAAGAAAGAAACATTGTAATAAGAGGAGCTAGAGAAAACAACTTAAAAGGTGTAGACTTAACGCTTCCTAGAAATAAATTCATAGTATTTACAGGACTTTCTGGATCTGGAAAATCATCTCTAGCATTCGACACAATTTATGCAGAAGGCCAGAGAAGATATGTAGAAAGTCTTTCATCATATGCAAGACAGTTCTTAGGACAGATGGAAAAACCTAACGTTGAGTATATAGAAGGACTATCTCCAGCTATATCAATAGACCAGAAAACAACATCAAAAAACCCTCGTTCAACTGTAGGTACAGTAACAGAAATATACGACTACCTAAGACTATTATTCGCAAATGCAGGTGAGGCTCACTGTGCAGTTTGTGGAAAGAAAATAAGCCGGATGACAGTTCAGGAAATAACAGATAAAATATTAGAATTTCCAGAAAGAACAAAAATCCAGATACTATCACCTATAGTTAGAGGAAAAAAAGGAACTCACAAAAAACTAATAGACAACATAAGAAAAGAAGGATTTGTCAGAATAAGGGTAGATGGAGAAAACTACGATATAAACGATGAAATAGAAATCGAAAAAAATAAAAAGCACGATATAGAAGTTGTAGTAGACAGAATAATAGTCAAACCAGGGCTAGAAAGCAGACTTGGAGACTCCCTTGAAACTGCACTAAAATTATCTGACGGACTTGTAATTGCTCAGGTGATAGACGGAGAAGAAGTAATGTTCTCTACAAAATTTGCATGCCCAGACCATGGAATAGGTATAGAAGAATTATCTCCAAGAATGTTCTCATTCAATGCTCCATTTGGTGCATGTGAAGTTTGTAAAGGACTTGGAGAAAGTAAAGAAGTTGACCCAGACTTAGTAGTTCCAAATAAGGACTTAACTATAAAACAGGGTGCTATTGCAGCTTGGGGAGCAGCAGCTACAAACGATGAAACATACTACAGCATGATGATGAAAAGCTTGGCCGACAAATATGGTGTAGACATAGATGTTCCATTCAAAGAACTACCTGAAGATTTTGTACAAGAGCTACTATATGGAAATGGAGTAGACAGCACAATAGTTGAATTTGAATTCGACTCAAAATTTAGTGGAAGAAAAAAATACAGAGCACATTTTGAAGGTGTTGTAACAAATATATCAAGAAGATACCAAGAAACAAAATCAGAGTACATGAGAGATAAACTAGAAGAGTTTATGGCGGAAAGTCCTTGCCCTGTATGTAAAGGAAGAAGACTTAAAAATGAGGTTCTATCTGTACTTGTTGGTGGAAAAAACATAATAGAAGTAACAGACTTATCTATAAATGAATTAATAGAATTTATAGATGGATTAAACGACACATTCTCAGAAAAACAGAAAATGATAGCTACTGAGATAATAAAAGAAATAAAAGCTAGAGCATCATTCCTTAGAGATGTAGGTCTTGACTATCTAAACCTATCGAGAAAAGCTGGAACACTTTCTGGTGGAGAAGCACAGCGTATAAGACTTGCAACTCAGATAGGTTCTGCACTTGTAGGAGTACTTTATGTACTGGACGAACCTAGTATAGGACTTCATCAGAGAGATAACGACAAGCTAATAGGAACTCTAAGAAACCTAACAGACTTAGGAAACACACTTATAGTTGTTGAACACGATGAAGATACAATGAGAGCTGCGGACTACATAGTAGACATTGGTCCTGGAGCTGGAATTCATGGTGGAGAAATAGTAGCAGAGGGAACTGCAGAAGAGATAATAAACAATCCAAACTCTATTACAGGAAAATATCTAAGTGGAGAAAAACAGATAGCAATTCCAGAAACTTTAAGAGAAGGAAATGGAAACTTCATTGAAATCAAAAAAGCATCAGAAAACAACTTAAAGAATATAAACGTAAAATTCCCACTTGGTAAATTTATCTGTGTAACTGGAGTATCTGGATCAGGAAAAAGTACACTAGTAAACGAAATACTTTACAAAGGTGTTGCAAGTAAAGTAAATAGAGCGAGAATAAGACCAGGTAAACACAAAGAAATAACTGGAATTGAAAACATAGACAAAATAATAAACATAGACCAGAGTCCAATAGGAAGAACACCTCGTTCAAATCCTGCTACTTATACAGGAGTATTTGACCATATAAGAGATTTATTTGCATCGACTAATGAAGCAAAAGCAAGAGGATACCAGAAAGGTAGATTTAGTTTCAATGTAAAAGGTGGAAGATGTGAGGCGTGTAAGGGAGATGGAATTATCAAAATAGAAATGCACTTCCTTCCAGATGTGTATGTTCCTTGTGAAGTATGTAAAGGGGAAAGATACAATAGAGAAACTCTACAGGTAAAATACAAAGACAAAACAATATCTGATGTACTAGATATGAACGTAGAAGAAGCACTAGAATTCTTTGAAAACATACCAAATATAAGAAGAAAACTAGAAACTCTAATGGATGTCGGCCTATCATACATCAAACTAGGACAGCCATCTACACAGCTTTCTGGTGGGGAGGCTCAGAGAATTAAACTAGCAGCCGAACTTAGCAAACGTCCAACAGGAAAAACACTGTACATATTAGATGAACCGACAACTGGACTTCACATGGCAGATGTAGACAAACTAATCGACGTACTTCAGAGACTTGCGGACACAGGAAATACAATAGTTGTAATAGAGCACAACTTAGACGTAATAAAAACTTGTGACCATATAATCGACTTAGGTCCAGAAGGTGGAGACGGCGGTGGAACAATAGTTGCCACAGGAACACCAGAAGAAGTATCTAAAGTAGAAGAAAGTTACACAGGACAATTCCTAAAAAGATATTTTAAATAA
- a CDS encoding response regulator transcription factor, which translates to MEQILIVEDDLRLNQGLCKALKSENRKIISCMDLKSAREQLEIDDVSLILLDINLPDGNGLDFLKELKEDDSIRPVILLTANDTDMDIVEGLEQGADDYITKPFSLAVLRARVNTQLRKNAANLKNENGKNERIFKIDHFEFNFDKMVFLASGENVELSKTEQKLLKILVEHRGGTVSRNMLIDYIWTDGAKYVDENALSVSIKRLRDKLGAQDYIKTVYGIGYSWVNKDE; encoded by the coding sequence ATGGAACAAATTTTAATTGTAGAAGATGATTTAAGGCTCAATCAAGGATTATGCAAAGCCTTAAAATCAGAAAATAGAAAAATTATATCTTGTATGGATTTAAAAAGTGCAAGAGAACAACTAGAAATTGACGACGTATCATTGATATTATTGGATATAAATTTGCCAGATGGAAATGGATTAGACTTTCTAAAAGAATTAAAAGAAGATGATTCAATTAGACCTGTGATTTTACTTACAGCAAATGATACAGATATGGATATTGTTGAAGGACTTGAACAAGGTGCTGATGATTACATAACAAAGCCATTTTCTCTAGCGGTTTTAAGAGCTAGGGTAAATACACAACTTAGAAAAAACGCTGCTAATCTAAAAAATGAAAATGGAAAAAATGAAAGGATTTTTAAAATAGATCACTTTGAATTTAATTTTGATAAAATGGTATTTTTAGCTAGTGGAGAAAATGTAGAACTCAGCAAAACAGAGCAAAAGTTATTAAAAATATTAGTAGAGCATCGAGGTGGAACTGTGAGTCGTAATATGTTGATAGATTACATATGGACTGATGGAGCAAAATATGTAGATGAAAATGCACTTTCTGTAAGTATAAAAAGACTTCGTGACAAACTTGGTGCACAGGATTATATCAAGACAGTCTATGGAATAGGGTACAGTTGGGTGAATAAAGATGAGTAA
- a CDS encoding ABC transporter ATP-binding protein, translated as MKILQAENLIKIYGSGENEVHALDGVNFSVEKGEFVAIVGTSGSGKSTLLHILGGLDRPTSGNVAVDNRNIFSLKDEELTIFRRRKIGFVFQNYNLVPVLNVYENIVLPIQLDGKEPDADYIKSIIETLGIESKLDNLPNNLSGGQQQRVAIARALASKPAIILADEPTGNLDSKTSQDVLGLLKVTSQKYAQTIVMITHNEEIAQLADRIIRIEDGKIVEH; from the coding sequence ATGAAAATTTTACAAGCAGAGAATTTAATAAAGATTTATGGCTCAGGTGAGAATGAAGTCCATGCACTAGATGGAGTTAATTTTTCAGTAGAAAAAGGAGAATTTGTTGCTATTGTTGGAACATCAGGATCTGGGAAATCAACATTATTACATATACTAGGTGGGCTAGATAGACCTACATCAGGAAATGTAGCAGTAGACAATAGAAATATTTTCTCTTTAAAAGATGAGGAGCTAACTATTTTCAGACGTAGAAAAATTGGATTTGTATTCCAAAATTATAACCTAGTTCCTGTTTTAAACGTATATGAAAATATTGTACTTCCAATCCAACTTGATGGGAAAGAGCCAGATGCAGATTATATCAAAAGTATAATTGAAACACTGGGAATAGAAAGTAAATTGGATAACCTTCCAAATAACTTATCAGGTGGTCAGCAACAACGTGTAGCAATTGCAAGGGCACTAGCCTCAAAACCAGCTATAATACTTGCCGATGAGCCAACAGGAAACCTTGACTCAAAAACAAGTCAAGATGTATTGGGATTATTAAAAGTAACTAGTCAAAAATATGCACAAACAATAGTAATGATTACCCACAATGAAGAAATTGCTCAGTTAGCAGACCGTATAATTCGTATTGAAGACGGTAAAATTGTAGAGCATTAG
- the uvrC gene encoding excinuclease ABC subunit UvrC: protein MFDIQEHLKQLPEQPGVYIMKDAFDNVIYVGKAVVLKNRVRQYFQSSKNHSSKVKSMVKNIRSFEYIITDSETEALILECNLIKRYKPKYNVLLRDDKTYPYIKVTTNEDFPRVIKVRKVAKDKAKYFGPYTNITAVNDTLEVIRDTYPIRTCKIDIDRAIKNKMRPCLNYHIKKCMGPCTGKVSKEEYRQMIDEVIMCLSGKEEKLVEILTEKMQKCAADFRFEEAAVYRDKIKSLEEMVQKQKIDTNTLDLNQDIIAMARANNEACVQIFFVRNGKIVGREHFILEGVMDSSRESILGSFAKQFYMEQEYIPKEIIIEDEIEDQGILEDILTAKKGQKVVIRVPQKGEKKSLVEMVRKNALEYLEKFSDMNKRKYEKSIGALEELKNLLELEELPIRIESFDISNIQGVDSIGSMVVYTNGKKDKKEYRRYKIKTVIGPNDYDSMAEILERRIKHGNLPDLILLDGGKGQVGAVRKVFDRYGIDIPLWGMYKDDKHRTKGLINETREIELSKTSNLYRFVAGIQEEVHNYAITYHRSLRDKKLTKSELDNIPGVGDKRKKALLAKFKTLEGIKNATLEELEDTETMNSTVAEKVYDFFREKEQGL, encoded by the coding sequence TTGTTTGATATACAGGAACATTTAAAACAACTTCCAGAACAACCTGGAGTTTATATAATGAAAGATGCTTTTGATAATGTAATATACGTTGGAAAAGCTGTCGTACTTAAAAACAGAGTTAGACAGTATTTCCAATCGTCTAAAAATCATTCATCAAAAGTAAAATCAATGGTAAAAAATATCAGAAGTTTTGAATATATAATAACCGACTCTGAAACAGAGGCACTGATACTAGAGTGTAACTTGATAAAAAGATATAAACCAAAGTACAATGTACTACTTAGAGATGATAAGACATATCCTTATATAAAAGTTACTACAAATGAGGATTTTCCTAGAGTGATAAAAGTTAGAAAAGTAGCTAAGGATAAGGCGAAATACTTTGGACCGTATACAAATATAACTGCTGTAAACGACACACTTGAGGTAATCAGGGATACATATCCTATAAGAACATGTAAAATAGATATAGACAGAGCTATAAAGAATAAAATGAGACCATGTTTAAACTATCATATAAAGAAATGTATGGGGCCTTGTACTGGCAAAGTTTCAAAGGAAGAGTACAGACAGATGATAGATGAGGTTATTATGTGTCTTTCTGGAAAGGAAGAGAAGCTTGTAGAAATTCTTACTGAAAAAATGCAAAAATGTGCAGCTGACTTTAGATTTGAAGAAGCTGCAGTTTACAGAGATAAGATAAAAAGTTTAGAAGAAATGGTTCAAAAGCAGAAGATAGACACAAATACACTAGACTTAAATCAAGATATTATCGCTATGGCTAGGGCAAATAACGAGGCTTGTGTTCAGATTTTCTTTGTAAGAAATGGGAAAATTGTAGGAAGAGAGCACTTCATATTAGAAGGAGTTATGGATAGCAGCAGAGAATCAATACTTGGATCATTTGCTAAGCAGTTCTATATGGAGCAAGAGTATATTCCAAAAGAGATAATTATCGAGGATGAAATAGAAGATCAGGGAATATTAGAGGACATACTTACTGCTAAGAAAGGACAAAAAGTTGTCATAAGAGTTCCTCAGAAGGGCGAGAAAAAGAGCCTAGTTGAAATGGTTAGAAAAAATGCACTTGAGTACTTAGAAAAATTCTCGGATATGAATAAGAGAAAGTATGAAAAGAGTATAGGTGCGCTTGAGGAATTAAAGAATTTACTAGAATTGGAAGAACTACCTATAAGAATAGAGTCTTTTGATATTTCTAATATACAGGGTGTAGACTCAATTGGATCTATGGTAGTTTACACAAATGGTAAGAAAGATAAAAAAGAGTACAGAAGATATAAAATCAAGACTGTAATAGGGCCAAATGACTACGACTCTATGGCTGAAATCCTAGAAAGAAGGATAAAACATGGAAATCTGCCAGACTTAATTCTTCTGGATGGAGGTAAAGGTCAGGTTGGTGCTGTCAGAAAAGTATTTGACAGATACGGAATTGATATACCTCTTTGGGGAATGTACAAAGATGATAAGCACAGAACCAAAGGGCTGATAAATGAAACTAGAGAAATTGAATTATCAAAAACTAGCAACCTATACAGATTTGTAGCTGGAATTCAGGAAGAGGTTCATAATTATGCGATAACATACCACAGAAGTCTTAGGGATAAAAAACTTACAAAATCAGAGTTAGACAATATCCCAGGAGTTGGAGATAAGAGAAAAAAAGCTCTACTTGCAAAATTCAAGACTTTAGAAGGTATAAAAAATGCGACACTAGAAGAGCTTGAAGACACAGAAACTATGAACTCTACAGTCGCTGAAAAAGTATATGATTTCTTTAGAGAAAAAGAGCAAGGACTATAA
- a CDS encoding ABC transporter permease, which produces MKVKNKKCIRNLSIKQFKAGKTRNLIAVFAIALTTLLFTSIFTIAFSINEGIQESNFRQCGGWSHATFKYMTEEQFENIKDDPLIQQYGKRRFVGMPSKVPFNKSHVEIGYSDKNQAHFMYCDPVEGRLPKEGTNEAATDTKVLKLLGVKPKIGEKFTITFDVDGKETTQTFTLSGYWEYDEAIVANHVLIPESRAESIFKELNVIPGKTGDTMTGSWNMDVMFKNSRNISKNVETVLENHGYQEENNSNDGTYISTGINWGYSGAQMSESMDYSLVIAIVLVLLLIIFTGYLIIYNVFQISVANDIRFYGLLKTIGTTPRQLKKIIRQQAMLLSLIGIPFGLLFGWIVGKVLTAAVMKQFDGLVSVVSISPGIFIFAVVFTLFTVWISCIRPSRIASKVSPIEAVRYTEGSNIKKNSKKTSKKVSLWVMAKENLGRSKGKTIITVISLSLAVVLLNFTVVVTKGFDMDKYVSNFVSTDFVVANASYFSGDNSFSDEEEVSPSVIDEISKQSGITDSCKVYGKTSHIQELITEKAYRNNYNQYMSKEEIDNNIKLEEKTKDGRIADDVQIYGMEKFALDNLKVWEGDLSKVYEPGSRNIAAVYVEDDYGKLRKDSRWAKIGDKVTLRYVDEFEYYNPETGEVYPDGTNLEQVPLWSARAKKYKDVEYTVSAIVTVPTALSYRYYGHDEFILNDKTFIQDSGTDSIMLYAFNTTKKSNSNMETFLKDYTTKQNQEYDYESKEKYVSEFESMRSMFLLMGGALSFIVGLIGILNFFNAILTSIITRKREFAMLQSVGMTGKQLKTMLVYEGLYYALGVGVLSLGLSIVLNPFIGKTIENMFWFFTYKFTITSILIVMPMFILLGIVLPLVIYKFVSKATIVERLREN; this is translated from the coding sequence ATGAAAGTTAAAAATAAAAAATGTATTCGTAATTTGAGTATCAAGCAATTTAAAGCTGGAAAAACTAGAAATTTAATTGCTGTTTTTGCGATTGCATTGACTACATTACTGTTCACATCAATATTTACAATTGCATTTTCTATAAATGAAGGAATACAGGAATCAAATTTCCGCCAATGTGGTGGTTGGAGTCATGCTACTTTTAAGTATATGACAGAAGAACAATTTGAAAATATAAAAGATGATCCATTAATACAACAATATGGAAAAAGACGCTTTGTAGGAATGCCCTCAAAAGTGCCTTTTAATAAAAGTCATGTAGAAATTGGATACTCTGATAAAAATCAAGCTCACTTTATGTATTGTGACCCTGTAGAAGGAAGATTACCTAAAGAGGGAACAAACGAAGCAGCAACAGATACAAAAGTACTTAAACTATTAGGAGTAAAGCCTAAAATAGGTGAAAAATTCACAATAACATTTGATGTAGATGGAAAAGAAACAACACAAACTTTTACACTTAGTGGATATTGGGAATATGATGAAGCAATTGTAGCAAATCATGTATTAATTCCAGAAAGTAGAGCAGAGTCTATATTCAAAGAATTGAATGTCATCCCAGGAAAAACTGGTGATACTATGACTGGAAGTTGGAATATGGATGTAATGTTTAAAAATTCTAGAAATATATCTAAAAACGTGGAAACAGTACTTGAAAATCATGGATACCAAGAAGAAAATAATTCAAATGATGGTACATATATTTCAACTGGTATTAACTGGGGGTATAGTGGAGCACAGATGTCAGAAAGTATGGATTACTCACTAGTGATTGCCATTGTACTTGTATTACTACTTATTATTTTTACAGGATATTTAATAATATACAATGTATTCCAAATTTCTGTTGCAAATGATATTAGATTTTATGGATTATTAAAAACAATAGGTACAACCCCTCGCCAGCTTAAAAAAATTATTCGTCAACAGGCTATGCTTCTTAGCCTAATAGGAATACCATTTGGATTACTTTTTGGTTGGATAGTAGGAAAAGTTTTAACCGCAGCTGTAATGAAGCAGTTTGATGGACTTGTAAGCGTAGTTTCTATCAGCCCAGGTATATTTATTTTTGCTGTTGTGTTTACTCTATTTACAGTATGGATTTCTTGTATTAGACCTAGCAGAATAGCATCAAAAGTTTCTCCAATAGAAGCAGTTAGATACACAGAAGGAAGTAATATCAAAAAGAACTCTAAAAAAACATCTAAAAAAGTATCTCTTTGGGTAATGGCAAAGGAAAATTTAGGTCGTAGTAAAGGAAAAACTATCATAACTGTGATATCTTTATCATTGGCAGTTGTTTTATTAAACTTCACAGTTGTAGTTACAAAAGGTTTTGATATGGATAAATACGTATCCAATTTTGTATCTACAGACTTTGTTGTGGCAAATGCTTCATATTTTAGTGGAGATAATTCATTTAGTGATGAAGAGGAAGTATCGCCATCTGTTATAGATGAGATATCTAAGCAAAGTGGAATAACGGATAGTTGTAAAGTATACGGAAAGACTTCACATATACAAGAATTAATAACAGAAAAAGCCTATAGAAATAATTACAATCAGTATATGTCAAAAGAAGAGATAGATAATAATATAAAATTAGAAGAAAAAACAAAAGATGGACGTATTGCAGACGATGTACAAATTTACGGAATGGAAAAATTTGCACTAGACAACTTAAAAGTTTGGGAAGGAGATCTTTCAAAAGTATATGAACCAGGAAGTAGAAATATTGCAGCTGTATATGTTGAAGATGATTACGGTAAACTAAGAAAAGACTCTCGGTGGGCAAAAATAGGAGATAAAGTTACACTTAGATATGTAGATGAGTTTGAATACTATAATCCAGAAACAGGTGAAGTATATCCAGATGGAACTAATCTTGAACAAGTTCCTTTATGGAGCGCTAGGGCTAAAAAATATAAAGATGTTGAATATACAGTATCGGCAATAGTAACTGTGCCAACTGCATTATCTTATCGTTATTATGGACATGATGAGTTTATATTAAATGATAAGACTTTTATACAAGACTCTGGAACAGACTCTATAATGCTATATGCATTCAACACTACAAAGAAATCAAATTCAAACATGGAAACTTTCCTTAAAGATTACACAACAAAACAAAATCAAGAATACGACTATGAAAGCAAGGAAAAATATGTATCAGAATTTGAAAGTATGCGCTCTATGTTCTTATTAATGGGTGGAGCACTAAGCTTTATAGTAGGATTAATAGGAATACTTAACTTCTTCAATGCAATTCTTACAAGTATAATTACTAGAAAAAGAGAATTTGCAATGCTACAATCTGTTGGTATGACAGGAAAACAGCTAAAAACTATGCTAGTATACGAAGGTTTATACTACGCTTTAGGAGTTGGAGTTCTTTCTCTAGGTCTATCAATAGTATTAAATCCATTTATTGGAAAAACTATAGAAAATATGTTTTGGTTCTTTACTTACAAATTTACAATAACATCAATTTTAATAGTTATGCCTATGTTTATCCTATTAGGGATAGTATTACCACTAGTAATTTACAAATTTGTATCTAAAGCAACAATTGTTGAAAGATTGAGAGAGAATTAG
- a CDS encoding sensor histidine kinase produces the protein MSKFIVVFASISIIVAFIVVLKNHVRTKRTMDTLEKMIDSAADGEYSETKFDESRLSALETKFSNYLSSSSTSSKNIMKEKEKIKTLISDISHQTKTPISNLILYSELIEEGDLSEDMRSNVEAIKQQAEKLEFLIKSLVKLSRLENGILNLSPIKEEIQPMLQDIYEQYISKAIGKNLELNIEKTTSKATFDRKWTTEALGNIVDNAIKYTNSGEINIKVHEYEIFTRIDISDTGIGISESEQAEVFSRFYRSQSVHNDEGVGIGLYLTREIISSEGGYIKLTSELGVGSTFSVYIPR, from the coding sequence ATGAGTAAATTTATTGTAGTATTTGCGTCGATTAGTATAATTGTAGCTTTTATTGTTGTTTTAAAAAATCATGTACGCACTAAAAGAACTATGGATACACTTGAAAAAATGATAGACTCTGCAGCTGATGGTGAATACTCAGAAACAAAATTCGACGAAAGTAGATTGTCCGCATTAGAAACAAAGTTCTCTAATTATCTATCCTCATCAAGCACCTCATCTAAAAATATTATGAAGGAAAAAGAAAAGATAAAAACTCTGATTTCTGATATATCACATCAGACCAAGACTCCGATTTCAAATCTTATTTTGTACAGCGAACTAATAGAAGAAGGAGATTTATCTGAAGATATGCGCTCTAATGTTGAAGCAATTAAACAACAAGCTGAAAAACTAGAATTCTTAATAAAATCTCTTGTAAAACTTTCAAGATTGGAAAATGGAATTTTAAACTTATCGCCAATAAAAGAAGAAATTCAACCTATGTTACAAGATATATACGAACAGTATATATCTAAAGCAATAGGTAAAAATCTAGAATTAAATATTGAAAAGACGACATCAAAAGCTACTTTTGACAGAAAGTGGACTACAGAAGCACTAGGAAATATTGTAGATAATGCAATAAAATATACAAATAGCGGGGAAATAAATATTAAAGTACATGAGTACGAAATTTTTACAAGAATTGACATATCAGACACAGGAATTGGGATATCTGAGTCCGAGCAAGCAGAAGTATTTTCACGTTTTTATCGCTCTCAATCAGTACACAACGATGAAGGCGTGGGAATAGGACTTTACCTAACAAGAGAAATTATCTCTAGTGAGGGTGGATATATAAAACTAACATCAGAACTTGGAGTAGGGTCTACATTTTCTGTATATATTCCGAGATAG
- a CDS encoding DUF4145 domain-containing protein, translating into MNKHTKVYLNRNEFGTVSGIKFIELHYADLTEFYYPIDLLVLASYKYHEGSTQKAFEKSFMEKYGMSMKEIQEEAALDLNKSLGVWMSKEFDVEKVGFKRIACIELDDRTITAECFAERIRNLFAVINLADGIGINIENIAMPVMGSCLKNLPDDEILSILVEQSRFAMEKTYNLDGIYIVDNDRERVMKFDRKMNEILNRTDVDQENVFSDEQCDEILCDMWSKMKYYREQVTSGKFKKRDRSDVLIEFEARIESRELRQFEFCVLARKMLEFIIYDIGGDKAGNRNLFQRIEYMRKTELASPRITAYMHIIRAFGNAEVHTDEEVEYSIEENYLDRQILVECLSRVVDYWIAYKYRSNKKTK; encoded by the coding sequence ATGAATAAGCACACAAAAGTATATTTAAACAGAAATGAATTTGGGACAGTTTCGGGTATAAAATTTATCGAGCTACATTATGCAGACCTTACAGAATTTTACTACCCAATAGACCTATTAGTCCTTGCATCATATAAATACCATGAGGGATCTACACAGAAGGCATTTGAAAAAAGCTTCATGGAAAAATACGGAATGTCTATGAAAGAAATACAAGAAGAGGCAGCTTTAGATTTAAATAAGTCACTTGGAGTTTGGATGTCTAAGGAATTTGACGTTGAAAAGGTAGGATTTAAAAGAATTGCCTGTATAGAATTAGATGATAGAACAATAACTGCTGAATGTTTTGCAGAGAGAATAAGAAATCTATTTGCGGTGATAAATCTTGCAGATGGTATTGGTATAAATATAGAAAATATTGCAATGCCTGTTATGGGTTCTTGTTTAAAAAATCTACCAGACGATGAAATTCTCAGCATACTTGTAGAGCAGAGTAGATTTGCTATGGAAAAGACATATAACCTAGACGGGATATACATAGTCGATAACGATAGAGAAAGGGTTATGAAATTTGACCGGAAAATGAATGAAATCCTAAACAGAACTGATGTAGATCAGGAAAATGTGTTTAGTGATGAGCAATGCGACGAAATTCTTTGCGATATGTGGTCTAAGATGAAATACTACAGAGAGCAGGTTACTTCTGGAAAATTCAAGAAAAGAGATAGAAGTGATGTTCTAATTGAGTTTGAAGCAAGAATTGAGAGCAGAGAACTTAGACAGTTCGAGTTCTGCGTGTTGGCTAGAAAAATGTTAGAGTTTATCATATACGATATCGGTGGGGATAAGGCTGGAAACAGAAACCTATTCCAGAGAATTGAGTATATGAGAAAGACAGAACTTGCATCTCCAAGAATTACTGCGTATATGCATATAATTAGGGCATTTGGAAATGCTGAGGTTCACACAGATGAAGAAGTAGAATATTCAATAGAAGAAAACTACTTAGATAGACAGATACTTGTAGAGTGTTTATCTAGGGTGGTTGATTATTGGATTGCTTATAAATATAGAAGTAACAAGAAGACTAAATAG